From Verrucomicrobia bacterium S94, the proteins below share one genomic window:
- a CDS encoding PEP-CTERM sorting domain-containing protein, whose product MRSTIALFLTLLLTLESNAIPIEFGGSPSDGNAFLTFQENVTFQIQTASTNGIIFVMQDVLPGDRSFDLANFAGLNFTSNQSQNIDLDRWVANPHSIIGADIKPDDQYFFALETADQNFYSGDTIILNSGTGTLSSSYPSFDLPSSGDYNMFIANGHGIKIGEVIPEPSTISLFGIAYIAMIIYRKKSRTRGWTLR is encoded by the coding sequence ATGAGATCCACAATAGCTTTATTTCTAACCCTTCTTCTAACTCTTGAATCCAACGCTATTCCCATAGAGTTTGGAGGCAGTCCATCTGACGGAAACGCTTTTTTGACCTTCCAAGAAAATGTCACATTTCAAATCCAAACCGCCTCCACAAATGGAATAATTTTCGTCATGCAGGATGTTCTTCCAGGAGATCGTTCATTCGATCTTGCCAATTTTGCAGGACTCAATTTTACAAGCAATCAAAGTCAAAATATCGATCTAGATAGATGGGTTGCAAATCCTCACAGTATTATTGGAGCCGACATAAAGCCGGATGATCAATATTTCTTCGCACTAGAAACAGCAGACCAAAATTTCTATTCAGGAGATACGATTATTTTAAATTCAGGAACAGGAACATTATCATCGTCCTATCCATCATTCGATTTACCAAGTAGTGGAGATTACAACATGTTCATAGCAAATGGACATGGGATAAAAATTGGTGAAGTTATACCCGAACCATCAACAATTTCTCTATTTGGAATCGCATATATCGCAATGATAATTTATCGAAAAAAAAGCAGAACCAGAGGTTGGACTTTACGGTGA